ctgagTGGAAAGTGCTGCTCTGGGAATGAATTAAAACacgcgtatgtgtgtgtgttgtgttgatgtAGAGACGGTCAGATGCTGATAGTGTCTGCGCCTCCCTGCAGGAAGTAGAGAGGCAGTCTGGGATGTCACAGAATGTGTCAGAGACCATCAGAAACCTGATCTAGAAACTGAATTCGTTCTGTCTGCGTCTCCTGCAGAAGAACGTCCTGCAGGGCGAGCAGAGGGACCACGTCTGGAGCAGAGAAGGATTTTACGCCGTCGTCCTCTTCttcaccatcttcatcatcatcatcacttgcTTGATGGTAATATacagtatcacacacacacacacacacacacttgtactaCTAAACCCAATGTTCAACCCAAAGCCTCAAACCTCAAACAGACACTTGAagcaagaacaaacaaaatgtcctcacaaacatagaaataaaagaacacacacacacacacacagatcagcatAATCGCTGACATCATGCAACACGTTTCTTCACCGTCCACCATGGCTCCTCTGATTGGCCGAGGCAACGAACTGCCATTAGCCAATTTGTAgccaaggtcaaaggtcactgtgtcTTAGCcgtcagccacacacacacacacacacacagagtcaataaaatagatataaaaagaaaaaagaaaagcaagaataaaaataaaaaggacagaaaaaataaattaagaaatgggaaatacaaacagagtaataataatagtaattaaatacattcacaggttgtattttatgaaaattgaaaatagaccaataacaataatgataaatatatataatatataatctTAAATTCTTTTCTGTCAgtccagtgttttttgttccagTTGCAGTGTGACCGTTCGTCCACACGAGGGAGCTCAGAACCCAGTTCCTCTaatctgtttcatttcctgACAGAACTGAATTAATCTGGATTAAGATAAAttttaatgtatgtaaatgtgatcCTTCTTTTCTCTAACATTTTCTCTCCACTCACAATTTAGCACATTTCTCCTTTGATCATATTGAGGAAGCAGCttgaaatatgtgttttcatgcagacTGTTGTTGGAttattctttgtctttctgtgtcccTACTGATCTGAGTCCAGTTTGTGAAATCAGGTTAATGTATTCAgtaaaactgattaaaaacaacaatcagatgATTTCTCTGACTCACCTGAGGTTTGGGTTTCTGTCAGGTGATGTGACATGAAACCACCATGAAAGACTTAACCATGCTTGAGTTTCCAGGAGAAAATATTGTAGGAAAATAAACGAAATATATTGAAAGTGATAATATTGCATCAGCAATCATTGCTGTGCACTCCATGCAAACATTGCCTtattgataaaaataataataatatgattcAGGAAGCCTTACATCGTCTGCATTGTTTGCAGTTTAATCGTGATCAGACCTTTGAGAGGCCAGAAAGTAGAACTgatcatttgaacattttatttaataccTGAGCACCAAACGCAAACAAGACTTGTTTCATACGTTAGTctgagaaatataaaaacatttttaattattttataattttaCAAAGTTGTCAAATTCTTCAAGAAATCAGTGTTAAACAAAGAACTTTAGAAAGGTTtcctgatttgatttgtttcctGAAAGTGTCACTGCTTTATACATAGCCCTACAATGCTACGACAGGACATGACTACTTGCTGGATTTCCCTTCAATTCTTCATTTGCGAGtaaattgaatgaatgaattctgtttttctttcctgtctgaTCTCCAGGTTTTGTACCGACTTAAGGACAAAGTTCAGGtttctgacagacagctgaaagCCCCGCCCCCTGACCTTCACCTGACCACGACTGTCCCTCCAGACTCCGCCCAGAGGTCAAAGGGCACCAAGGTCAGCAGCAGACACCAAAACTGTTTCTGCATAcgcatgtaaaaacacaaagtaacgAGTCCTCTTCTTGTCCAGGGTGTGACGTCAGGAAGCATGGTCCAAGCTGAGCGCCCTCCAGCTGTAGCCACGCCCATTCCCCAGCAGCAGCCAATCGTAGCCTGCCGGCGCCTCGCTCCTTCTGTCGTCCCTCTGCCCAGGTGAGTCAGCTGACAATGTATCCTAAAAAAACATATCGAAATAAACCACATATCTGACTGCGCTTCTCCTTCTAGCCCTGCCCCTGTCCACGTCGTCACCAGCAGTGACCACGCCCCTTTCGCCAGCGTTGCCCCAGTGACAGCCAATAACGAGCTAAAGCCCTGCCCCTCCCCCTTCAGGATGAAACCTGCTGCAGGACTGCAAGAAAGgtaacttcctgtttctctcaaaatgagctccacctcaaccaacagtaaaatccGTAATCAGTACTTTCAATGCCAGACTTTTACTtataacagagtatttttacagttgtggtattagtactttgaTTTGAATGAAGGATCTGAAGTCTTCACcaccactggagggcagcagaggGTCTTCACTGCTCAGACTGCGGTGATGGCAGATGAAggtttatttaaaaacacagaggtggATGAAACAGTCAGTTTCTGGGTTGTTCAGGTGCTCAGCAGAGACACCTGCTGGTCAAAATGACTCACAGCAGGGAACTGAACTCGGATTTGATGTTGTGTTGGTCGGTGGGATCGACCCCCCTCGTGATCAGCATTATCGATCCGTATCCTACTGCGTCCTACTGTTGTAGTTTCCTCATGGATGATGAGTGATCGTCTCAGGAGCCGGTTGATCATCGGTCACAGCTTTtgtactgtgtttttatgaacAGGCGTTTGGCAGACAGTACACTTGTATAACTGCGGAGAGGCCAGTATGTGTGACAGGATGTCGGGATAACGAGCTCTAACAAACATGTCGAGTGTGTTTCCGTCCTCATAAAACCTTTGAAATCCAGCggtgtttacatccatgtttaccAGCTTGCGGTCTTCTTCCTGTTTGACCTTTTCTGGCTCATTGCTGCACATCTTGGTGTGTTACCTCCACCTGTAGTTCAGTGGTGTGGTGCGACATCGCTGGTTGGCGGTGCATCACGCCAGAGATACAAAACACCCGTAGAAAGGTGTTCTGTTGTTCTGACTGATGAGAACAGGTTGGGTTTATCTGCAGGAAGGTCACTAAATGTCTTGAGATTATGAGACACAGTACATGTTTCTGAACATAGTTTAATTCACCTGTTTTTAACATACTGTAATATCGTACGATTGTATTAGCTTGTCAGTGTGGTCACTGATCATCATTCTtcacatgtgtgcatttgtctttAAAGTGAGATGTAAAAATCCAGAGTTGTCTTATagttttagatttcattttgttAATAATCCACCGTTCATAAATACCCACCTCGCCGgatcttcatcttcctctgtggaAGACATCATTCAGTTCTCTCATTGATAGGATTCCTCTGCTGTCAAAACGTTTGATTTGGAACAGTAACGTCACTCTTACAAACTGCTGCTCGTCATGTAAATACAGCAGCTACTCTGTCAGCagccaacaaacaacagctgataCACTGAAGTGATTATACACAAAGAGCCAATAAGATATCGATAATCAAATCCCTAAAATTCATTATGTTTGGACCAAATATCACCTAATGAGCACGCCACCATGTTTAATAACTGaagaacactgtgtgtgtgtgtgtgtgtgttcagagtaCAGTAACCTCTAACCTGTGATTGTTGAAGCAGTCAGGTGTCGATCTGTGTACGTGACAACGAGAAGGCTttaaagaggtgtgtgtgtgtgtgtgtgtgtgtgtgtgtgtgtgtgtgtgtgtgtgtgtgtgtgtgtgtgtgtgtgtgtgtgtggaggataACATTGGTATAGTGAAGTAGTTTTCCTCGGTAAACAGTCTGTACGTGTCCTGGCTGTTTATACGAAGGGAAGCGTCTCATCTAACAGATTTCCTCTCAAAAGTTTCTCATGTCAggaaaatgtatgtgtgtgtaatgtgagcACATGAACCTGAATGTTCCTGAGATTATTATTAACCTGCAGGTTGAAGGAGCTCGTTTCCTTCACATCACAGACTGATGTCAGTGTATTTCAGTGCACAAATCAACGTGCAGACCTGAGCCGTGTTGTTGGtgaatctgtctgtctgtgttgattGACGTATCATTAAGATTTAGTAGTGATAGTTAGTTAGTGTTAAGTAGTGTTTCATCGTTctgctcattttcacttttaggTAACGTAAATTCTAACTTTGTCTTAATTCTTATTTATTATCACACACATGTTAATTCAGCTAATCTCATAATTTTGATTTAGTGGATCGTagtttaaaatataaatatcaaATAAAGGATAATAGATaatcaggtaaaaaaaaaaaatgcacttggctcctctgacctttgaccccaacGATGAgccgtctgtctgtcagatgGAGACGAGGAGAAGAAACTAGTTCCTGgtcacacagtgaaataaaggcCTTTAAATGTGAACGTGTTGTTTCTGACATGCAGatagtttgggttttatttatttattatttttttgagaTACAGACGGGGACAAGAGAAGTAATAGTGACCTTGTATAACAGACGTCCATCTTTAGTCATTAATCATCTTATTCATCAGGCGGAGAACACGTTTTCATCGCCCCCCTTAAGTACTCCTGTTTGTTAGCCTCTGGTTACATCACAGCTGGCTGTCAGCATCTCCATGGCGATGCTTGTTTTAATCATTGCGAGCTGATTGACTCGCTCTGTGTGAGGTGGGGTCGTGTTGGATAAACGATGCTTCCAGGTGAGAGTACGTCCTGACGTGTCGGTGCTGACCAGGATCAGGTCACCTGGGTTGAGCTGAAGGAAAAAGCGGAGTGTCTGTGATGGACGGATCTTGATTATTGATCTGCAGACACTGCTCAGTGTTCGCCGTGCAGGTCTGGGATGTGTCGTTACATAAGACGACCTCATTTTTCAGAGCGTTTCTGAGCTGCTTTAAGAGCTCCTTCAGGTTTGGCTGGAGTTCATTTTCCTCTCCGGTCGTTTCataatggaaaagaaaacatctttatCTGCTCCTCGGCTCGGTCCAGCTGGTTATCTGCGGCTCGTAGCTCTTCCGTTCACCTGAAGCGCGGCCGCGGCCTCAAACCTCGGAGGCCGTTTTGTTCGGGTTACATCAGCGGTGAGAGTGATGGCGTTAAAGTGAGAGAACACACTGATTCTTCAGgtaaagacaggaaggaagatCCCAGGCTCAGAGTGAGAACAGGATGTTtttcttggtgtgtgtgtgtctctgtgtgtgtgtgctctgtccACTCTGGATGGCAGCCAATCAGTAATCAGACGAATAGGAAGTAGCAGCATCCTGGAGAGGAAGCCGGCCAACACGTAGCCAGACGAagacagacccccccccccccccccccccacacacacacacacacacacacacacacacacacacacacacacacacccatcaaAGCACACCTTGTCTTTTCTTCTCGTTCTTCTGTTACAAAATCATCTCTGTtagtttcatttcttttgcttCACCTTGACGTCAGTGAAGAAATTAATTTCAGTTAATCCGActttaaaagacagaaacaaacatttaatgaagtttaatttaacttttgattttatttattttatttaattgcgttcagtgtaaaaataaatccTCTTAATATGCAACCATTTAAtaattgtatttaatttattttaatctaaAATAAATCCTTTCATCTTTTAGGAATATtacaggaattattttcacacGAGTCAATAAATCACATTCAAACTGATGAAGAGACTGTTCAGGTCTAACATCGTCTCTTCTCCCTCCGTCCCCTCCAGACGGGGCTCTAACGTCTCGCTGGTGTTGGACATGTCGGCGCTCGGCTCCGTGGAGCCCCTGAACGTTGCCGTGGTGACCCCCAGAGAGGCGGCGGCCAGGGAGTACCTGTTGTCCGCCGGCCGGCCGCTGACGCGACCGCAGCTCCGCGACATCGTCGACAACACGCACAAGCTGCACGCCGAGTTCGCCGTGAGTGAAGCCGCCTCACGTTCCTGCTTTTAATCTGAACGTTCCAGAACGACTTGAGTGAGGAACCACGAAGTCACAGGTTCAAATCCCTCCCATCCAAACAGGAAGGATTCATTTTAAAGAGCTCCGCTGTGCTCACAGACCgacagagctgcacagtttgACTACTGACAAAAACGTGTCTGTCTGTAGGTTTGCAGGTTTCTAATCAAATGAAGCACAAATTTGAACCAAATTTTAAGAAAATCactaaaagaaaatgcaaatgaataaatgtttctGTCCACTGCTGCGGTCCATcgagataaaaacaaaagctgccATTAAACCCtcgtagaagaagaagagacgaGATGAAGCAGTCTGtgaaaaacatgatggaaacatgtttgtttcatgtactGATGTGAGGAAGGTGACGCTCCTCATCGCTCCTCACTGATCTGATGTCTTCATCCCGATCACATTCAGTCCagtgttctgtgtttgtgtattaaaACCGGTTTGTTTGAACCCGATCAGGAACCTTGGGCATCTAAAGTTGGGCTCAAAggtttttctcagtttcttaCTGAATAGATTTAATCTAAAGGTAAAGAAATGAACTCAGgtgtcagtgcagctgcaggatcTCTTCTGTCACACGTTTCTAACATGAACGTTTCTTCTTCTCAGGAAATTCCCATGAATTTCATTGATCCCAAAGAGCTGGACATCCCAAACCACGGGACCAAGAACAGATACAAGACCATACTGCCCAGtgagtactgtgtgtgtgtgtgtgtgtgtgcgtgtgtgtgtgtgtgtgtgtgtgtgttgctaagAAACAGTCGCAGTTCCAAAACAGTCCTaatctttcatttcctgttgaaCCAGGaagttgttttattatgtggGAGGGGCTTAAGGCCAAAGGCCAACAACCCCAAGGACAGCTAATATCGCACCTCCCTTTTCCCcgaactctcacacacacgcacacacacacacacacaatgcattttccTCAGAGTACAGTTTGTTCTCACACTGCCAGCCGAGCACTCGGCCTAATTGAGACAttacgcaacacacacacacacacacacacagtgatcgTTAttagtgtgtatgtttttgagAGGGGGCGGGGTTATCAATGTAACAGTGAGCAGGGGGGAGTTCCTTCCTTCCGGCCAATCAAGGGTAAGGAATGCTGCTCACCtaaagctgctgtcaatcaaactccTTCCTGCGTACCCTGCTCGGACCAGAACCGTGTTCTCTGTCCAGAACCGTGTCCAGGACTGAGTGTAGAATAGGCACAAGACCAAGTCTAGACTACGTTTAAaaggtgattaaaaacaagTCTAAAATAGGGTGTAGCTCAAGTGGTAACCAAATTTTAAAGGGGGATGTAAAGACCCGCTCAACGCTGAGTCCTAACACCGGCTTGAAACCAAGTGAGACCGACCCTAAAAGAAGGTCAGGATGAAGTCCAGAATGAGTCCAAAACAGGCACGAGAGTCAAGACTGCATTTGAAAAGAGCTTGAAACCAGGTCTAAAAGGTGGTTTAAGTCCGGTGTAAGTTGAAAGAGTTGAAAGACCAAAAAAGGGTTTGAGACCAAGTCAGGACAGAGCATACAAGGGATTGAGATCAATCTAAGACTGAGTCTAAAAGCAGGTCGAGCACAAATCCAGACTGTGTTTAAAGGGGATTCGAGTCAACGCTTAGACCGAGTCTAAAAGGAGATCTGGGTCAAGTTGAACCATTGTTTGTAAGGAGCTTGAAATCAAGTTCAAAGAGGGGGTCCAGGCCCactgaagaaaatgtttcttttgtcaCACATTAATCGTTTTAACGTGACTTTGagagcagaaacattttaaactgctCTCTGCTCACCTGGTCTCACCTGGTCTCACCTGGTCTTCGTGTTCTAGACCCTCACTCCAGAGTGATCCTGAAGTCCAAGAGCAGCAACGACCTGCTGAGCTCCTACATCAACGCTAACTACGTACGGGTGAGTGGTAGCAGCCGCCTCCTGGGTCAGACATCCTGGTTCATCTGTTCCAGTTTGGCTTTTTAGCTCCACCTCCTCACAGTTTGTCACAGGTAGTCTACCTGCCCTTCGTCCTCAGGTGTGTtcatcagtggtggaggaagtttTCACATTCTTTACTtcagcagcaccaacagcacACAGTCATCAtccactgcaagtaaaagtcctacaTTAATTAGGTAAAAGTACAAAGTAAATTTTGTTGTTAAAGAtgagaaaaagcagatttttacatCTGAAAccagaacagttttttttttacatgaaaaatcaCCTTTCAAAACAGTCACtgattaacatttatttttcataattcaCAAATCATCTGattaatcatatttttaaatatacttttgggtttttttttttacattgcatAGTTTTAAAAGTACTTCCCATATACGATATGTAGTAATACTTGTGTACAAGACATGTCTGTATGTCAGACCTTGATTTAAAGTAGCTGTCAAACAGTTGGAGTAGAAGTGTCATGAAATAGAAATCAGGTAAAGCACAGACTCCTCATATTTGTACTTAAAGTTCGTACTTTGGTAAATGTTCTTAGTTATATTTCACCGCTGGTGTTCACTGCTTATATAATTATGATAAATGTCATAACTGTCTCTCCCCCTGAGGAGCCATCATTCATTAATCATGACGTTTGTTAAATCGTCTCTAAACCTGAGAATAAACTCTGACACGATCACATCACTGATGTGgaatgttaacacacacacacacacacacacacacacacacacacagtgaaagtgTGCTCCCGCAGAGGTCTGTAATGTCGCTCTCAGACTCTCGTACAATAGACTCTCTTCCTGTCAGGAAACTCCGCTGAAACAGTTTGAGCCGTCAGACACATGAGAGAACAGAGGCTTCACTCTGCCGTTCAAACTAGCGCTCGGCTAATTTTAGTTTCCCAAAGTAGGCGAGCACATTCATCACGTATAGAGCCGAGTACCACACAGCTGGATGATACTTGTCTAAACCAGAGGTGACCGACACTGAAACCTGATGATGGGCTGCAGGCCAGAGGCAGCACCGatttattgtattatattgtattatattgtgttgtgttgtattgcattgtgttgtattgtgttgtgttgtaatgtattgtgttgtgttgtgttgtgttgtaatGTATTGTTCAGATTTAAAATGTCAGTTCCCTGAATTGACTGACTTCCTCTGTCCGCCGCGCACAGATTCtgaaaaagaatgaataattagggatttaaaaaacagttttatgtcacaaaaataaaactggataAACAGTGATTTGTATTATGTTTAAGtgaatttttaattattattgtatattttttgaTAGAAACACCTGGGCCCCTCTTTGGGCCCCTCTTTGGGCCCCTCTTTGGGCCCCTCTGGTCTaaaccatttttctttttaatgtaacTACTGAATACAGACGATTTCTCAGAAACAGTCTGGATCTGCTTTAAATCTCCTCTTCAAACTTGCGGTTACGGCTCCTAACTGGTGTATTTATTGgaattttttaaattgtttcatcttctttttattttatgttttggttttgatttatgtttgtttgtctttttcctgtaaagcactttataactttgtttttaaaggggcttataaataaagtttttcattattattaatgtttagACAGTTTGATGAACAGTAACATAAAATCAGCAAATTCTGTgctaaatgtgattttaattacatttttaatcaaaaaaagaagtgaaggaaAGTTTTTCTTGTGCTGTTACTCTGTATtccacatttttaatgaatattaatgaacACGGTGGAGTGTTTGGCATGAACAGTAAGTGTTGCTCTCAGTTCAGACATTAGCTTTAAGAGCTCTCATCACTATCTGCCCTCATCTCCTCTAGAAAAGAAAACTATCAGACATATAAATCTGCGCTGATCAGTAATAATAACTTCAGGCTTTTTAGCTTTCCTACTGTtagaaaagtgagaaaagttTTACATCATCTACCCTCCAGCAGGCTGCTGACACTGTCCTGTGATTGGCTCCTGTCCCAGGGTTACCTAGGCGACGAGAAGGCGTTCATCGCCACGCAGGGTCCCATGGTGAACACGGTGAATGACTTCTGGCAGATGGCCTGGCAGGAGGAGTCGCCCGTCATCGTCATGATCACCAAACTGAAGGAGAAGAACGAGGTaatgagatgaagaggaggaagttcAATAACTTCATGAACTGCAGGACGGAGGTGACGCTGATGAAGCTGTTTATCATCAGGaatcaaacaggaaacaaacgtGGACGAAAACAACTGAGTCAATTTGGTTGTTTCTTGTTGTAAAAATACTTTGTACTTTTGCTGAAGACTTTTACTTATAACAGagtatttgcatcaaaatatattgggagtaccaaaagtaaaagtactcctACAGGACGGCCCGTTTCAGAATATTATCCATTCTATCACTGGAtgataattattgatgcattcatgtgttcatcactttaatgttgcagatgGTAAATGTGTGTTCcaattactttatatactgctgtgTAGTCTGAGCTGTAATAATacaccatgttttattttaattcaagTAACTAGCCGCTAGGTTTATATTAATTTATATCAAATCacaaaaagtacaacatttccctctgagatgtggtggagtagaagtagaatGTCACgggaaatggaaatactcaaagtacaagtacctcataATGGTACTTCGGTTTGATCCTTCAggtgtgaaatgttttctcgctgtctgtgtttgtctgtagaAATGTGTTCTGTATTGGCCAGAAAAACGAGGGATCTATGGGAAGGTTGAAGTGTTGGTCAACAGCATCAGAGAGTGTGAACACTACGCCACTCGCAGCCTCACACTGAAGGTACACCTTTAATTCTCCTGCTGAGAGAACGAACGTCTTCGTGCTTATCGTTTTGTCATATTTGGGAAatgttgcctgtgtgtgtgtgcagtgtgggaATCAAACCCGCGTGCTGCAGCATTACTGGTACACGTCGTGGCCCGACCACAAAACCCCCGACTCGACGatgccgctgctgcagctgatggcCGACGTCGAGGCGGACAGACGGACGGCTGCCGGTTCAGGACCGGTTATCGTCCACTGCAGGTACAGAGACGGGAAACGGGAAACAACCTTTTCTCCTTCTACtgaaaaaagtttggaaatgactcagtcacacacactcctctgcttGCAGCGCCGGGATTGGCCGGACAGGCTGCTTCATCGCCACGACGATAGGCTGTcgacagctgcagctggagggagTGGTGGATGTTCTGAGCATCACCTGCCAGCTCCGAGCTGACAGGTAACATCGTTCACTCAGTTATTTTGCTCAATTTAAAGATAATTCAACATGTGTGGAAGATTTTTCAGCTAATTTCTTTACCTGTTAGAGGTCAAGACGGTTTATTCCTGCTGTTCCTCAGATGCTACAGAGCGAAACAAACCTTCAGCAACTTCATGTAAAAACAGCTACAAAGAGCTATAATgtggtttctgtctgtctgtgcagaggaGGTATGATCCAGACAGGTGAGCAGTACGAGTTTGTCCATCATGCCCTGAGCCTGTACGAGTCCCGCCTATCTGCAGAAACCGGCCAATGAGATGCCACCACAGGAGACGTCGACTTAAACCTGGACACGTGCTGACATATCGAGTCCTGAGCAGGTATGATCTCTGAGATTTGG
This region of Chelmon rostratus isolate fCheRos1 chromosome 22, fCheRos1.pri, whole genome shotgun sequence genomic DNA includes:
- the ptprr gene encoding receptor-type tyrosine-protein phosphatase R, coding for MSVAVNVKPDAAAALLYATSGDRKLRFFTSRHSGRLPPPLHPQRDLNPQHDIDNVLDLHHLHRHHHHHHRHHRQPPARLAKVMPAALLESRFREEPGGQRTLNLLARPHHEVQPEHAVVSARHLVTVYLAVDVRRLNVSLLRWFREGVAAALGVPAGRVHINRLNEKKNGIELFVSSDRLGLSEPRPAEEVIQSLNVRVLHRHLGHFGITEVSTEKNVLQGEQRDHVWSREGFYAVVLFFTIFIIIITCLMVLYRLKDKVQVSDRQLKAPPPDLHLTTTVPPDSAQRSKGTKGVTSGSMVQAERPPAVATPIPQQQPIVACRRLAPSVVPLPSPAPVHVVTSSDHAPFASVAPVTANNELKPCPSPFRMKPAAGLQERRGSNVSLVLDMSALGSVEPLNVAVVTPREAAAREYLLSAGRPLTRPQLRDIVDNTHKLHAEFAEIPMNFIDPKELDIPNHGTKNRYKTILPNPHSRVILKSKSSNDLLSSYINANYVRGYLGDEKAFIATQGPMVNTVNDFWQMAWQEESPVIVMITKLKEKNEKCVLYWPEKRGIYGKVEVLVNSIRECEHYATRSLTLKCGNQTRVLQHYWYTSWPDHKTPDSTMPLLQLMADVEADRRTAAGSGPVIVHCSAGIGRTGCFIATTIGCRQLQLEGVVDVLSITCQLRADRGGMIQTGEQYEFVHHALSLYESRLSAETGQ